TGTTTTCAGTGGCGGACGTAGTAAGGGCCGTACGGGGGCATGTGCCCCCATAtagtttttcaatttctttgaGTAATTAAGCTTAATCAATGACAGTGCCCCATaatgaattataaaatatagtGAAAAATGTTATGTGCCCCCGATTAAATCCAGTTCTAGATCCGCCCCTGATTGTTTTCATTTTAGTTAGTTAATGTAATACGTGGCCGATTCCTTCATAAATTATTCACTAATAATGTCTAACAAAGCCGTGTTAATGTCGTGTTGATGAATGATTTATTTGCTTCGCCACATGAGAATCTTTTGTAGGGTGAGAGAATATTTGATGTGTTTTACACTTTTACTACGGTTGGCACGCGCAAAAGGTTTCTTTTgagattttatttttccttttgtaCATCAATTAGATTGAGTACtatcttttctcttctttttgtcaAAGGATTGAAAACAAACCAAGCTTACTCCAATTAATATTTTCTGCCATTAAATTGTAGACCTCTCTTCATACTGTTATGCTTATCTACTTGTCTTTCACACCATTAGTATTTATGTCATGTGTTGTCTAGAGGATATACGTAATGCGACGAAATTAGAGTCTCATAAATGTTTGGAACAACATAAAAACGTAACTAATTGTGTAAAGTCACTACACCAAAACTGTAAAGGGCTATGGTTTTGCagctacaaaataatttaaaactaaaagtgACTATTATATGGGGTTTCTCCTAGTTAACTAACTATAAGCTATACTTAAATCTGTAGTATTTCGAAGAAAATGAACCATAGACAAATTATGAAATCAAACCATAAATAGTATCGTAGTTAAAtcgtgaaaagaaaaaaaataatcatgttTGAATATTGATATCCACACCACACATCCAAGCTACAAAATATATTGTGGCTATATATACTACCTAAATAGCCACGGAATATTGTTTGTAGTGTCCGGGGCTTTCAAGGTTTGGGACAATGTGTAGGAAGTGGGTTTTCCTCGACCGACACCTGTTAAGGTGGTGGTGGGAGAGAATGATAATTGACAAAACTAAAATCAGAAAGTCACTTGGACTTGGTCTGAAACCACTAAACTTGACGTCCCTTATTCTCCTCCTCCATAAGTGCTGGAAAGTGGGTTTCCTTCAGTCTCCATACGTGATAAATTGATAATGATTTATTTGTCAGTAAACACAAATGCacataaaacataatttgaATCTCTGTGAAGCTAAGAAAAGAACCACATCTTTCTAAGAATGTAGATATCATCAGAGGTTAATTAAAGAGTGTAAGATCAAATTCAAAACGCTTAGCCTATGTACTTGTTACCACCTTGGGAATCAAGAATGAAAAAGGAAGAAAACTAGATTATGGTCATGAGATTGTAATAGAGATGTTAttcaactttcctttttttatatttgttaaaaatGCTATAGATTTTTTGAAACCCCGATGCGCAATGGAACTAGGAAGTCTCTAATTCAGATTGATGTTCACCAGTTTCATCTGCGGGATTAACTTAACACACatagattagagagagagagagagagaagaaaaaaaaagaaagagattcaagCCTTCTTGgcttttttaactttattagcTTTAATAGCTTCAGTGATCTCTCTCCTTCTTTTCGCAGCGGTCTTGTTCATCTCTCCACCATTATTGTTGTTTCGTGCGTTTGTTCCTCCTCCTCCAGAGCTTTTGTTAGCTGCTTTCAGTGCTTCTTGCACAAACACCTTCAGCCTCCACAAAGTAACATCACTCTGTtcacacaaaaacaaaacaaaaaaccgTTATAACCATTTTCACGCAACAAAGAAACTGAAATCAATGAATGTTTTGGTGTTTACCTGAAGATCAATGTCAAGCTCCACTTCTGGTGCTCCAGCCGGGAAATGCGGGTTCCCCTCTGAAACCATTTTCAGCGCCTTGGACAGATCCTCAGGAGAGAGACGACCCAAAGCTGCAGAAAGTCCTTTCTTCTCTTGAGTGGAGAGCTTTCTGTTCATTTCAGAAATCAAAACGAAAATAAGAAGCAAGAACATTCATTAAGGGTTCAATGATTAACAGAAGAGATTAGTTAAAACCTGCACTTCTGAACCACTATCTCCCTAAGTTTCTCAAGCTCCTGATCAATCTCATACAGCTAAAGACACAAGCAAAAGACTCATCAATGCCCTGAAACAGATAAACAACTTTTATAAACGAAAGGGTCTTGCATTTGCTTACTTCGTTGCTTAAATCTCTAGCCTTCTCTGCTTGAGCAGCCTCAACAGCAAGCTGCTTACTCGCACGATCCTGAGCCTCTTCCTCTGCTTGTTTCTTTTCCTGTTTCATAACAAAAGCAGTTAAACACAGTCACTCACATTACAAAGACAAGAATAATTAGAAAATGTACCTCTTCGACGAGTTTAGGCATAATGGTAAGCCATTTCTCCTCAAACTTCTCCAAGAGAGATTCAGCCATCACATAGACATCATGCTTCTCTTCGTTATATCTCATCGCGTTCTTGAAAACTAGCCTGACATCAGCATATATCTCCCGGACATTGCTATACTCAGAACCCTCCATTTTGGTTCTAATAGTTCCCAAATCCATTGGCTTCTCTATAACCTGAAATATAAAGAaagatttatcaaaaaaagaaaaaaaaaacactcattACACGAAGTTCCAAGGAAGGTTTGAATCGTAACCTTGTGATAATCATCGAGTCCTAGCCCTTCAACATCAACAGGTTCCAGAAACGGCCACGCCCATTTTTGTTGAGCAATCTAAGAGGTGTATAAGAAGACGAAAGGTTCAAATAGAGCAATCCAAGATCCAAGCTTCAAAGTTTCatcattatcttttttttttatgcttaCCTGACGAATAATGGTTGCAAACTGACGCATAAGTTCAGGGCTGGAAACATGTTTGCCTCTTGTTTTCTCTTTGCCAGCGGAGCTACACTTGGAGGGTTGAGATATAGCAACTTTTTTCCCGCCGGAGTTACTCTTGGAAGTGTTGGTTTGACCTGCTCCGTCTTTGGTGGAGTAAAAATGTTCAACCTCCACTACTTTTTGCTCAAGCTGCACTTCCAATGTAGAGACGTAAGAGACTTACAAGTAATGACGATGCAAAGTGAAAGCGATTGTTACCTGATTCACTCTCTCGGTTATAACATCTACACAAGTCCCATAATCCTCAAGCTTACTCTCCTCATCTCCGTTGAGAACTTCGAGCTCTGAGTTCTCGACGACATCGCAGTTAGGGACAAGCACAGGTTCCTCCTAAACAATGACAGCACAACCTTCAGAACaagcttttctttcttgttacttttttttagccttttaagtaaaaataataacacGAAAGGATTAAAGCTTGTTCCCTAATCCACCAACTCCAGCCTCCAGACCAAACATGAATTGCATCTCTTTACAATCATTCTCACTAAAATTGAGTAAAGGTGGAGACTTTCTGATTACCCTTTAATCTAAATTAAGGTGGTTTCTCAAAAGAACACAACTTGAAACCAAAGGTAAATCAAATTCAATCCTTTAACAGAGTCTGTAGCTATATAAGGAAGTAAGAGTATGTACCTTGACGTTTACGGACATTGGAGAAGCGTGGTACTGACTCGCGAGCTTTTCGACGGACCAGGAGACACAGGAaggaaggacgaagaagagaaggtcagcttaccctttttttttttttttttttgctcttttcCCGGTTTAGGGTTTGGAACAAAAAGGCTTTTCGAATCTGGGCTTATGTGTTCGGCCCATTAAtgattttacctttttttttattttcaataacattccaaaattaaatattttaaaactagaaaatataggtctattttttatgaaattaaataaaaactgatTATGCAGATGTTAAACGTGTATGGCATGTATTAATATGTATAGTTTACTTGttgaacaaataaaaatgatggtTTTGGTCGATTCTTAGGAACCCCATATAGTATATGCTTCTTTTTTTAAGAATAGGTAAAAGCTATGAAAACCGagaaaaactagtttccctaacTTAAAGAAAACTTTTCGAAAATCTTGAATGGTCAATAAAATGGCTTTtagaaaggaaaaaagaaaacaaaatctataGCATTTTTACTTTGACAACATTTGTTTCTTGTTCTTGCCAAGAGTAAACTTCCAATgatccaacaacaacaacaacaaaaaaaaaaattgtatttatttctaaaatcaGTTTCTAATATTTTTGTCAAGATTCAAAATCATTTGATTATACTCATccattttctaatattttttggCAATATTCAGAATtagttgctaaaaaaaaagagGCAATATTCAGAATTCATTTGATTATCCTCGTGACCTCATCATGTACCTCATCATTCACATACACTGCTCAGAAAAAGCCAATGGTCATATATTATCAGGGGCGAATGTAGAGATATTTTTTTGTGGGTGCATAACTAATACAATTAAAGTAAGAGACATAGTTTGATCGAATTCGTGCTATTAATGGGTGCACAAGATCATTAAAACCATCTATCCTAGCTGATTTATTGTATTTTgcatactaaaatataaaatcttgcAAATGTTGTGGGTGCACGTGCCCCCTTAATCACTGCCCTGGCTTCGCCACTGTATATTATCAtgcatcttcttgattttttttataaattcaaatattatCATTCACCACCTTCACACCGCCAACACCCCTACATGTTAGTCACCACTTCTCCACGCCGCCATAGACGTGCTTTCCACTTCTTCCccgttttatatatatatcctatgAATTCTACGTTTCTAATCCAACCCTAAGCATCTCACCTCTTACTTTTCATTCACCTTTGTTAGTATATTACCTTAGATTACTAAGTTTATTATGTCTCCTCCAGCGTTGATTGTGTTAGAAGATGGTCTAACCAACAAATGGAGCAACGACGAGTGGCAGCGTCTCAGCGTTTTCCCCGGagaaaaccctaaccctacTTTCAATTTCTTAGTGAAGAACCAGCTGACAGTTTCACCGGTTCTCTCCCGCCCATCTGTGAAAGATGAAAGCTTCAGAATGGTCTTACCTCTGGCTATGTCTCCGCCAAGAGACAACGCCGTGCCGCTTCCTGTTCTTCCCGAGCCGATGATGAAGCCACGTAAGAAGCTTGGCACCCAAGAATCCATGCTTTCTGTTGGAAAAGCTAGGTATCCCGTAAAAAAATTTATccatgaagatgaagaagagttcaaatGCAACGCCTTCTGTTTATCCCTCCCTGGATTTATGAAGCAAAAACATGTGAGGTCACCGAAAAGCAGCGATGATTCTtctgtaaagaagaagaagatgaccaAAGCGTCATCGTTTTCAAACTCCACAATCTCCCTAGGTGACTCGTTTGAGAAATTCGAATGTGGCTCATGGGCTTCAACAACAACGGCTCTAGCCCGAGAAAACAACCGGTTGTACTTTGATCTACCAGTGGAGATGATCAAGTGTGGCCGTGGAAGCGGTGGAGATGTCCAAGAACCAATGAGTTTGGGTTTCTTCTTCGACAAGGAACGAGAAAGTTTACCTTTGAGAAGTGTTCTAAAGACTTCTCGGTCGGAAAGGCAACAAAGGGGTTGTTCGGCTGAGACATCACCGCATCGCCGTGTCAGGTTTTCAACCACGACCTCGGTTTCATGCCCGACTTCACCGCGGTCGTGTATCACCCCACGCTTGCTTAAAGCTAGAGATGACTTCAACACGTTCTTAGCAGCACAGAACGCGTGAAGAACTTAAGAAAACATAGCACTATAATAAGACTTACTATAATATATGTTCGTATCTACAAGTAACCGGTATGTATATAACAATGATGAAGGATTACGATATTGATCCTCCACATGTATCACCTTTGATCCGAATATTAAGCTTTCTTTTTGGTACTAATTTTCCcatcattgtttttatattgGTACATAATTAATAAAACGTATAATATAAACGGTAAATACTAAACCTTTCAACATCGTACAAACTTGATGGAAGGAAAGTAAAAAGGTATATGTGTCtttacaagaagaagaaaacttcAACGTCAAGAAAAGAGTTGATATGAATCTCTGAGGCAGATCCGAAATGCAAACGCCCTCCAGTCAAACGTAAAAGCAAACAAAGGAAGAAAAAAGGGTGGGTTATACAACAAACAAACGTGTGTAAGGTTAAGGTGAAGTATTGTTAGCGTTTTGAACCGTTGGTTTCATTAGTTGTTTAGGTGCTTGAATCGAAGAAGACGCGAACAACGTCTAGAATCTTAGCACGACAAATAGGGCATTTCCCGCCATTACATTGTAGCTCGTTTGCGCATCTTAGGCATGTGCACATGTGTCCGCACCTAACCGCAACAAATTTGTAGGAACGTataaacaaagtaaaaaaaaaaaactagtaccaaattttttatcaaaaaccctgaaaaagacaaaactgaaatgtttttttttttaatagccaAAGGATTAGGTGAGTTGGTTACCTGTATAGAAGTGTTTCAACTTGCGATGCGTTACAAACGCAGCATTTGCGTTTCAGGGGATTTTCGCGGTGAACTGACTTTTGAAGGGTAGCGTTTACGTCCAAACACGTTTTGACAGAGTCACGTAGCTCCGACATATCTAGCTGGAGCTGTAAGATCTGTGATCTCAACTCGCTTATAATCTCCATCTCCTGAAACATTTTTGGTGACATAAAAAAATGTCAGATCTCATCAAAATTAATTgctgtttttcatttttgtgacATGTCAACAAGAAAGCAAGACTCACAGTGGATTGAGGAGTGTGCAGTGGTGATAAGTCAGGTGTGGAAGAAACTCCTATGTCCTGAGAACTCCATGATCATGCCGGTGATGGGGCAAATAACTGCGATGACGTGTGGCTCAAGTCATCTCTGACTTCTTCgtcgtcttcatcttctccttggCCTATGTCACATTCTTGTTCCTCTTTACCAGCTTCCTCAATTCTCTGAACCGGATGTGTCTGAACACGGGACATCATGAGCTTGTCGATCTTCTCTCGCAATTCGCTCTGGAGGAAATCAGAAACTGTTCTTCTGTATGGTCAATAGAACGGATGTTAGGTTATAAAAAGATGTTTTGAATTAAGAAATAtgatgttacaaaaaaataaagaaatatgaattcttttcattttgttttaccTCTCAAGGAGTCTGCATATATCGTCTTTGTCAGATCGAGTGTTCATCACTTCCAAGTAGCGCGATTTCCTCAGATCTTCCCAGTAAGTCCGAGGCCGAGATATTTCAGTAAACCAGTCGTTGCTCGTTTCTCCATAATAAGATTGTTCATCCTCATACTCTTCTTGATATTCCCATACAAACGACGTTTCTTGCGACTCAAGGAACGGTGTTTCATGAGTTCCATTTTTACGGCTTTCCACAATGTTCGCCATTTCCTTCTCCGGTGTACGCGGTTCTTGAAGAGTTACGATGGTGTGGGGGCTTGTGTTatcaatttttcttttcaaagcTTCTTGCAGCTGACGGTAACTCATCTTTGGTTCGGTTTCTTTCTTGCGTGAGTTTGCTTCCTCTATCTTGTGGTTTCGATGGCTAAACCGCTCTGCGGAAGACGTTTCTAGAAGAATAGTAGTGTCTTTTGGCTTCATGCTCTCGGTACTTCTCTCTGTTTCTAAGGTAGTTTCTTGTCTCTTCTTCCGTTCTGCTTCAGAAGTGGCGTTTGCCCCGAATCTTTCCCTATTTAACGATGTAAAGATTGAGAGCTGAACTTGTAAAAAGAGAATAGAAAGGTTCTTGATCTCACCTTAGGTTAAGAACTGTAGAACCAAATTCAAAGCGACTCAGATCAGGTGTTTCTGCGCTAGAAAGATGACGGTCTTGAATCAATAAGCCGCGTTTGAGAGTCCTTAGCCGCAACATTGACTGTGTTATCAAGAAAAAGCGAGAGAGTTTAAACTCCGAAAATGGGTTTATTTTGTAACTTAAGAAAGTTATGAGCTATATTTGTAAACATGTGGAAGTATAGGGTGGTTTCTCAAAAATGCAAGTGTACCTGGAGACGACCGCGTTGAGAAAACTTAGAAACTGCGTTGCGTCCAGCAAGCGACTCCAGTTCGCGATGACGGTCGCGTTCCAAACGCATAAGCAAATCGGAGAACGCTTGCCGTCCTCGTAGACGCGGCGAGCAAGTAACCGCCCGAAAACTACTTTTCTCCTGCTTCGGCGTTTTAATGTTCAGCACGTCGGCGGCACGAACATTATCTCCGGCGGTTAGCTTCAGTTTCCGGATAATCTCAGCGACTCTGCCCCATTTGCTCTCTCCGGACTCAGGAACCGTACCGAGAGCACCGGATTCAACCTCCACCGTTGGATCATTATTCTTAGACACGTTCTCTGATTCAGACTCTCCGTCGGTAGATGGAGCCGAAAGGTTGGTTTCTTCTTGAATCGGCGATGAGTTTCCGGTGCTAGATCGGTTCAGCCTCGCCTCCCATATCTGCACAAGAGAAGAAGCTCCTCCACGTTTGTCGTTTCTCTTCGTGCTGTCGGAAAAGTTATTTCCTTTGCCGGTACGTGGTTTCTCCGGCGACCCAAGACGgcttttgttcttctttttgaaAACGGCGTCGTGGTTGTTCTGCCTTTGGTTGCGGTCTCTGAGGATGATGCATCCGAAGTTAGATCGCAAAGAGGCGATCTCTAACTGAGAAGACGCCATTTCGTTAACGatcaagaagaggaagacaaaCAACATAAAGACTCATCTTTGATCGGATCTCGATCTTGTGAATATGTTTGTCTCTCTCCAAAAggggaaagaagaagaagaaaaaaaggaagaaaagttCGTTTTTTTGTAACTAACTGAAGATACTAATTTTTGGTGTTAAGACAAAGGTAACGATGAAGAAACAGAAATTCAGTGCAACTGTGTGTttgttttatctatttttaGAAGGTTTTGATATAACGACGACCAGTAAAAAGAACAGAACTGCGAGTCCTTGAACTGTTTTGTGTTTCATCCTCTAAACTTGGAAACGTGTCGGAGAAAAAGGAAAGAATACAAAACAGAGTGTAAAAGTTAAGGAAAGACAGATTCGAGATGAAGACAAGTAGTTAAGTTGAGTGTCTCGAGGAAGCTTCTAAAATAAGGCGTTGGGAATGCAGAAAGCGTTCACTTGGGGGAATTAAAAATGTAATCTTTTGAAAGTTTATTAGCGTTGGAATTTATGAAGGCGTGGAGGGCCCTAAAGCGGAGAGTCCAAAGGAGCCGTTGGCAATTGGGGACCATTGACTAGATTTTTAACATTTGGATCAActcttgatttattttcattaaactgtttttaaaaaccTGCATAATTTTCTAGATCAAGATTCAGAGATTTTTTGCGCCAAAAATAATGTATAGTGTTTGCTAAATCAAAAATGTTCTACTGTGACATAAAACTATGATTCATCgacatataattaaattaccAAAGCAGAGTCTGAAACCTACGGTAACAGAAAGATATAAATTCATATTCTATAGTATTAAGTTTTCCTTTCCTCGGTCCTATATGAGTTCGTTAACTAAGAATTCAATTTGTCGTAAAATATGGTTGAGATCAACAATCTTTTCATGGTTTCCTCTTTAATGAGTTACACGAAAGGCGGGAGCTGAGTCAAACCAAACCAACTAACTAACCaaaaattgaatattaattgttcttCCAAGACAATGGATAGTATATGTTTGGGTACACAATCGTGTTCTTAAACTATTGTAGGATAAATGGGAGATCCGTGATGTTCTTCTACAAGGTGGGCTCAATGCTAGTGAGCAACATGAACTTTCCAAAGTA
This DNA window, taken from Brassica napus cultivar Da-Ae unplaced genomic scaffold, Da-Ae ScsIHWf_232;HRSCAF=398, whole genome shotgun sequence, encodes the following:
- the LOC125600630 gene encoding transcription factor GTE1-like → MSVNVKEEPVLVPNCDVVENSELEVLNGDEESKLEDYGTCVDVITERVNQLEQKVVEVEHFYSTKDGAGQTNTSKSNSGGKKVAISQPSKCSSAGKEKTRGKHVSSPELMRQFATIIRQIAQQKWAWPFLEPVDVEGLGLDDYHKVIEKPMDLGTIRTKMEGSEYSNVREIYADVRLVFKNAMRYNEEKHDVYVMAESLLEKFEEKWLTIMPKLVEEEKKQAEEEAQDRASKQLAVEAAQAEKARDLSNELYEIDQELEKLREIVVQKCRKLSTQEKKGLSAALGRLSPEDLSKALKMVSEGNPHFPAGAPEVELDIDLQSDVTLWRLKVFVQEALKAANKSSGGGGTNARNNNNGGEMNKTAAKRRREITEAIKANKVKKAKKA
- the LOC125600631 gene encoding uncharacterized protein LOC125600631, which codes for MSPPALIVLEDGLTNKWSNDEWQRLSVFPGENPNPTFNFLVKNQLTVSPVLSRPSVKDESFRMVLPLAMSPPRDNAVPLPVLPEPMMKPRKKLGTQESMLSVGKARYPVKKFIHEDEEEFKCNAFCLSLPGFMKQKHVRSPKSSDDSSVKKKKMTKASSFSNSTISLGDSFEKFECGSWASTTTALARENNRLYFDLPVEMIKCGRGSGGDVQEPMSLGFFFDKERESLPLRSVLKTSRSERQQRGCSAETSPHRRVRFSTTTSVSCPTSPRSCITPRLLKARDDFNTFLAAQNA
- the LOC125600629 gene encoding uncharacterized protein LOC125600629, whose amino-acid sequence is MLFVFLFLIVNEMASSQLEIASLRSNFGCIILRDRNQRQNNHDAVFKKKNKSRLGSPEKPRTGKGNNFSDSTKRNDKRGGASSLVQIWEARLNRSSTGNSSPIQEETNLSAPSTDGESESENVSKNNDPTVEVESGALGTVPESGESKWGRVAEIIRKLKLTAGDNVRAADVLNIKTPKQEKSSFRAVTCSPRLRGRQAFSDLLMRLERDRHRELESLAGRNAVSKFSQRGRLQSMLRLRTLKRGLLIQDRHLSSAETPDLSRFEFGSTVLNLRERFGANATSEAERKKRQETTLETERSTESMKPKDTTILLETSSAERFSHRNHKIEEANSRKKETEPKMSYRQLQEALKRKIDNTSPHTIVTLQEPRTPEKEMANIVESRKNGTHETPFLESQETSFVWEYQEEYEDEQSYYGETSNDWFTEISRPRTYWEDLRKSRYLEVMNTRSDKDDICRLLERRTVSDFLQSELREKIDKLMMSRVQTHPVQRIEEAGKEEQECDIGQGEDEDDEEVRDDLSHTSSQLFAPSPA